A portion of the Halodesulfovibrio sp. MK-HDV genome contains these proteins:
- a CDS encoding NAD(P)/FAD-dependent oxidoreductase: MKKLLILGSGCGGTMIAAKMRKQLAEKEWDITIIDRDPMHHYQPGWLFVPFGVYTPGDCVKPKAEFIPKGVNFVLDTITNIDPKNKVVTTKESKYEYDWIVVGTGCRVVPEEVEGMMDDWRGDIHDFYTPDGAAALMPKMHEFTKGKLILNIAETPYKCPVAPLEFLYMADDFFKKRGVRDNIEIELVTPLTGAFTKSVANRILGGLCKEKGINIVPNFVLDSVDAKNKALVDVMGEERNYDLLVSIPPNFGQQVLEDSGIGDAMCFVPTDNHTLKAEEHENMYVIGDATNVPTSKAGSVAHFECDIICENLTAEINGNAPHHKFDGHSNCFIVTSLEKASLIDFNYETEPLPGKFPLPGIGPFDLLGDTRMNYYGKQMFRWVYYNLMLKGHELPFEPNMYMAGKIDVRNKK, encoded by the coding sequence ATGAAGAAACTACTTATTCTCGGTTCAGGCTGTGGCGGCACAATGATTGCCGCAAAAATGCGTAAGCAGCTTGCTGAGAAAGAATGGGATATCACCATCATCGACCGTGACCCGATGCACCACTACCAGCCAGGCTGGCTGTTCGTGCCTTTCGGTGTGTACACTCCAGGTGATTGCGTGAAGCCGAAGGCTGAATTTATCCCTAAAGGTGTTAACTTCGTACTGGATACCATTACCAATATTGATCCTAAGAACAAAGTTGTTACCACTAAAGAAAGCAAGTACGAGTACGATTGGATCGTAGTTGGTACTGGCTGTCGCGTTGTGCCGGAAGAAGTTGAAGGCATGATGGATGACTGGCGTGGCGACATTCACGATTTCTACACCCCTGATGGTGCAGCGGCTCTTATGCCTAAAATGCACGAATTCACCAAGGGTAAGCTTATTCTTAACATTGCTGAGACACCGTACAAATGTCCAGTTGCTCCACTTGAATTCCTTTACATGGCTGACGACTTTTTCAAAAAGCGCGGCGTTCGTGACAACATTGAGATCGAACTCGTTACCCCGCTTACTGGTGCTTTCACCAAGTCTGTAGCTAACCGAATTCTTGGTGGCCTCTGTAAAGAAAAAGGCATTAACATCGTACCTAACTTTGTTTTGGACAGCGTTGACGCTAAAAACAAAGCTCTTGTTGACGTAATGGGTGAAGAAAGAAACTACGACTTGCTCGTATCTATTCCACCTAACTTCGGTCAGCAGGTTCTCGAAGATTCCGGCATTGGTGATGCAATGTGCTTCGTACCTACCGACAACCACACTCTCAAAGCTGAAGAGCACGAGAACATGTATGTTATCGGTGACGCAACCAACGTTCCAACTTCTAAAGCTGGTTCCGTTGCTCACTTCGAATGCGACATCATTTGCGAAAACCTCACTGCTGAAATCAACGGTAACGCACCGCACCACAAATTTGATGGTCACTCAAACTGCTTTATTGTTACCAGCCTCGAGAAAGCGTCCCTTATCGACTTTAACTACGAAACTGAGCCACTTCCAGGTAAGTTCCCGCTTCCAGGTATTGGACCATTCGATCTTCTCGGCGACACCCGTATGAACTACTACGGCAAACAGATGTTCCGTTGGGTTTACTACAACCTCATGCTGAAAGGTCACGAACTTCCATTTGAGCCAAACATGTACATGGCTGGCAAAATCGACGTTCGTAACAAAAAATAG
- a CDS encoding Rrf2 family transcriptional regulator, which translates to MRISTTAHNASLLLAHLALQDGNKPVPAATLSNKTGISVKFIEKIIRSLKSAGMVRSVRGVAGGHILCRRPEDVTLAQVLRVIEGGVIAPTLQTDDAVIPTQVVGSWDSVAQALEDTLEKITLADLMQSHASSYSQ; encoded by the coding sequence ATGCGTATATCTACAACTGCACATAATGCATCGTTACTGCTAGCTCATCTTGCTCTTCAGGATGGCAACAAACCAGTTCCAGCTGCAACTTTGTCTAATAAAACAGGTATCTCTGTTAAATTCATCGAAAAAATTATTCGTTCATTAAAATCTGCCGGAATGGTGAGAAGCGTACGCGGCGTTGCCGGAGGTCACATCCTCTGCAGACGCCCTGAAGACGTAACCCTTGCACAGGTTTTACGGGTAATCGAAGGCGGAGTAATTGCCCCTACTCTGCAAACTGATGATGCCGTTATTCCGACTCAGGTTGTTGGTTCATGGGATAGTGTAGCGCAAGCATTAGAAGACACCCTTGAGAAAATTACTCTTGCTGATCTGATGCAGAGTCACGCCTCAAGCTACAGCCAATAA
- a CDS encoding Rrf2 family transcriptional regulator, protein MKLSARTRYAVRILVKLGRHGTDSPLKTTSLSESSGVSVQFIEQILRPLKKAGLITSMRGAAGGHMLAKTPDTISVGDVIRIMEGHVGLTACCDKKLADDCPRKEFCTTRSVWMKASQVLENELNSISLQDIIDGKVHPIE, encoded by the coding sequence ATGAAGCTTTCTGCGCGTACTCGCTATGCCGTTCGAATTTTAGTAAAATTGGGAAGGCATGGCACTGATTCTCCATTGAAAACCACTTCTCTATCCGAATCTTCCGGAGTTTCCGTTCAGTTCATTGAACAAATTCTGCGTCCCCTCAAAAAAGCTGGGCTCATTACAAGCATGCGCGGCGCTGCCGGCGGACATATGCTTGCTAAAACGCCTGATACTATTTCTGTAGGTGACGTGATTCGCATAATGGAAGGACATGTAGGACTTACCGCTTGTTGCGACAAAAAACTTGCCGACGACTGTCCACGCAAAGAGTTCTGTACAACTCGCAGCGTTTGGATGAAAGCTTCCCAAGTTTTAGAGAACGAGCTGAACTCAATATCTCTACAGGACATCATAGATGGAAAAGTTCATCCTATTGAATAG
- a CDS encoding site-specific integrase — MAMTKRIKTRYSGVYQRTSEKRRHEGRPDVCYDITYKIGSRKVWEKVGWKSEGITAGFASQVKNDRLSEVRKGKAPTKTKHITLNKAFELYCKTHLAATKSERRIRSMYCSGVKPVLGHKMIAEISVRDMQQLATSLVGQKAPATIRHYVSIVRSVYNKLIEWGDYTGENPARAIKIPRVDNDRTRFLTRSEASMLLDELCCRSLDTFRIALISLHTGMRASEIFGLMGENVNLSEGFIYINDTKNALSRVAYMTDAVRKTFEDIEPQAGEIVFPARHGDFREEVPDTFERAVKELGLNDGLADTRDKVVFHTLRHTFASWLVSEGVPLKTIQELLGHSTIRMTERYAKLAPDKKEEAARLLNMLLK, encoded by the coding sequence ATGGCAATGACGAAACGGATTAAAACTCGTTATTCAGGAGTATATCAGCGTACATCTGAAAAGCGACGCCATGAAGGGCGTCCAGATGTTTGTTATGACATTACCTACAAAATAGGGTCAAGGAAAGTCTGGGAAAAGGTCGGGTGGAAATCGGAAGGTATAACGGCTGGTTTTGCTAGTCAGGTTAAGAATGATCGTTTGTCTGAAGTACGAAAAGGTAAGGCTCCTACTAAGACAAAGCATATTACACTGAACAAAGCGTTTGAGTTGTATTGCAAAACGCATCTCGCTGCTACAAAGTCGGAACGACGGATACGCAGCATGTATTGTTCTGGTGTTAAGCCTGTTCTGGGACATAAGATGATCGCCGAAATTTCTGTACGAGATATGCAACAACTTGCGACTTCTTTAGTTGGTCAAAAGGCCCCTGCCACTATACGGCATTACGTAAGCATTGTTCGTTCCGTATATAATAAATTGATAGAGTGGGGAGATTACACTGGCGAGAACCCAGCTCGGGCGATTAAGATTCCTCGTGTCGATAATGACCGCACTCGATTTCTTACCCGATCAGAAGCTTCTATGTTGCTGGATGAGCTTTGTTGCAGGAGTTTGGATACCTTCAGGATTGCATTAATTTCCTTGCACACAGGGATGCGCGCAAGTGAAATTTTTGGATTAATGGGAGAGAACGTTAATCTGTCTGAGGGATTTATATATATTAATGATACAAAGAATGCTTTAAGTCGTGTTGCGTACATGACAGATGCTGTGCGTAAGACTTTTGAAGATATTGAACCGCAGGCCGGAGAGATTGTTTTTCCTGCCCGACATGGTGACTTTCGCGAAGAAGTGCCAGATACCTTTGAAAGGGCCGTAAAAGAATTAGGGCTAAATGATGGCTTAGCAGATACACGCGATAAAGTCGTGTTTCATACGCTTCGGCATACATTCGCTTCTTGGCTTGTTTCTGAAGGGGTACCATTGAAAACAATTCAAGAGTTGCTTGGTCACTCCACCATTAGAATGACAGAGCGGTACGCAAAGCTTGCACCAGACAAAAAGGAAGAAGCTGCACGTTTATTGAATATGCTGCTGAAATAG
- a CDS encoding AlpA family transcriptional regulator, whose product MEFTKEELSQIHENAIVQAYAPAARLEVLKRKKLLTVKETSELYGVSESTLAKRRMRGLAPAWLKVGGSVRYRHEDIEQYVNFCIQKTIN is encoded by the coding sequence ATGGAATTTACCAAAGAAGAACTTTCCCAAATTCATGAAAATGCAATTGTACAGGCATACGCACCAGCTGCACGACTTGAAGTACTCAAGCGAAAGAAACTACTCACTGTAAAAGAAACTTCCGAACTGTATGGAGTCAGCGAATCAACCCTTGCAAAAAGACGCATGCGCGGCCTCGCCCCCGCATGGCTAAAAGTGGGCGGAAGTGTTCGATATAGGCATGAGGACATAGAGCAATACGTCAACTTCTGCATTCAAAAGACAATCAACTAA
- a CDS encoding helix-turn-helix domain-containing protein — protein sequence MQSQKLPQDNSKERKKDRMVMYDPENAYAWGIIMKEVMNLRAKGHTQKEIGKLLGVSKESVSRWISEERGGERTTFGAMLRYADALNLPYETLFSNTAKAQKKIQTITAYDLVIKNVLVEFAKDTDLTISDIAEKTGIEALEINAVFNGELPVTPTIMTSICTLIEVGESLIHKRASKKLEQERKTATAKADSTRSA from the coding sequence ATGCAAAGCCAAAAATTGCCACAAGACAACTCAAAAGAACGTAAAAAAGATCGTATGGTTATGTACGACCCAGAAAATGCCTACGCATGGGGGATTATCATGAAAGAAGTGATGAACCTCAGAGCCAAAGGGCACACACAAAAAGAAATTGGTAAACTGCTTGGTGTTAGTAAAGAATCCGTCTCACGCTGGATTAGCGAAGAACGAGGTGGGGAAAGAACTACATTCGGAGCAATGTTGCGCTATGCCGACGCACTAAATCTTCCCTATGAGACACTTTTTAGCAACACGGCAAAAGCACAAAAGAAAATTCAAACTATTACAGCATACGACCTTGTCATAAAAAATGTTCTTGTAGAATTTGCAAAAGATACTGATCTGACCATTTCAGACATAGCTGAAAAAACAGGAATTGAAGCTTTAGAAATTAATGCTGTTTTTAACGGTGAGCTGCCAGTTACACCGACGATTATGACTTCAATCTGCACGCTGATAGAAGTCGGAGAATCATTAATTCATAAAAGGGCCTCAAAAAAACTGGAACAAGAAAGAAAAACAGCTACTGCTAAAGCTGATAGCACACGATCAGCGTAA
- a CDS encoding helix-turn-helix transcriptional regulator — MKNIIEQYRQKRELTFAALGRSCGLTAAAVLRHCKGERKIGGEAALRYHIKLGIPLNELRPELFAQGSPTGITHCSSLSQKG, encoded by the coding sequence ATGAAAAATATTATCGAACAATATCGGCAGAAAAGGGAACTAACTTTTGCAGCTCTTGGTCGAAGTTGTGGATTAACTGCTGCAGCCGTTCTTCGTCACTGCAAGGGAGAAAGAAAAATCGGTGGTGAAGCTGCGCTTCGGTATCATATAAAATTAGGCATTCCGCTTAATGAGCTGAGACCGGAGTTGTTCGCACAGGGAAGCCCGACAGGGATAACTCACTGTAGCAGCCTGAGTCAAAAAGGGTAG
- a CDS encoding helix-turn-helix domain-containing protein yields MSFDAMRWVWSLQIVKGTDKFVLLSMADRADERHCCYPSMSRLQFDTGLNIKTIEAALRRLRDAGIIQKTGRKMGQTKSTPEYRLIGVRGREEAFKETKHICKTATFSEQKKKAPPK; encoded by the coding sequence ATGAGTTTTGACGCAATGCGCTGGGTTTGGAGCCTACAAATTGTAAAAGGGACAGACAAGTTTGTTCTTCTATCTATGGCAGATAGGGCAGACGAACGGCACTGCTGTTATCCTTCGATGAGTAGGCTACAGTTTGACACTGGCTTAAATATTAAAACAATTGAGGCAGCACTGCGCCGATTAAGAGATGCCGGAATAATACAGAAAACAGGGCGTAAAATGGGCCAAACAAAAAGTACGCCCGAGTACCGATTAATTGGTGTGCGTGGGCGTGAAGAAGCCTTTAAAGAAACGAAGCACATTTGTAAAACCGCCACCTTTTCTGAACAGAAAAAAAAAGCACCCCCAAAATAG